A genomic stretch from Flavobacterium sp. KS-LB2 includes:
- a CDS encoding (deoxy)nucleoside triphosphate pyrophosphohydrolase, whose product MLDEEPIKVTCAIIFFDQKILVTQRSEKMKLPLKWEFPGGKLEKKESEIDSIKREIVEEINIEIEIIKKLSDSIYDYGIFQIKLIPFLANFVSGEIKLAEHKKFKLLNVWELKDLDWAEADKPIVEELLKLEL is encoded by the coding sequence ATGCTAGACGAAGAACCTATTAAAGTAACCTGCGCCATCATTTTTTTTGACCAAAAAATTCTAGTTACACAAAGAAGTGAAAAAATGAAACTACCATTGAAATGGGAATTTCCCGGAGGTAAATTAGAAAAAAAAGAAAGTGAAATTGATTCTATAAAAAGAGAAATAGTTGAAGAAATAAATATTGAAATTGAAATTATTAAAAAACTTTCAGATAGTATTTATGACTACGGAATTTTTCAAATCAAGTTGATTCCTTTTTTAGCAAATTTTGTTTCAGGTGAGATAAAACTTGCTGAACATAAAAAATTTAAGTTATTAAATGTATGGGAACTTAAAGATTTAGATTGGGCCGAAGCAGATAAACCAATTGTTGAAGAATTATTAAAATTAGAATTATGA
- a CDS encoding dienelactone hydrolase family protein, whose translation MKKITKEDISQEVFDLYDDYAHNKIDRRAFVEKLSLFAVGTLTLPSLLSFMTPNYIDSILIQPDDPRLKSEFITYDSPKGGGTIKGLLSQPIGSKKKLPGIIVVHENRGLNPYIEDVGRRAAVEGFITLAPDALSPLGGYPGNDDAGRELQKKRTREEMLEDFIAAYNYLKAHKDCNGHIGVVGFCFGGWIANMMAVKIPTLGAAVPYYGGQPTAAEAELIKTPILAQYASLDTRVNEGWPAYEAILKKNKVQHIAYFYEGVNHGFHNNTTPRYDEKAATLSWTRTIDFFKKELKKK comes from the coding sequence ATGAAAAAAATAACCAAAGAAGACATCAGCCAAGAAGTATTTGACTTATACGATGATTACGCCCACAATAAAATTGACCGCCGCGCCTTTGTAGAAAAACTATCTTTATTTGCTGTAGGAACGCTTACTTTGCCTTCCCTGTTGAGTTTTATGACGCCTAATTATATCGATTCTATTTTGATTCAGCCCGATGATCCAAGGTTAAAATCAGAATTCATCACTTATGATTCTCCCAAAGGTGGCGGAACAATCAAAGGACTCTTATCCCAACCCATTGGAAGCAAAAAGAAATTACCTGGAATCATAGTGGTACATGAAAACCGCGGACTGAATCCGTATATCGAAGATGTAGGCCGAAGAGCTGCTGTGGAAGGATTCATCACTTTGGCACCCGATGCATTATCGCCACTGGGCGGTTATCCCGGAAATGATGATGCAGGGCGCGAATTGCAAAAAAAACGAACCCGAGAGGAAATGCTCGAAGACTTTATTGCAGCCTACAACTACCTTAAAGCACACAAAGATTGCAACGGACACATAGGCGTAGTAGGATTTTGCTTTGGAGGTTGGATTGCGAATATGATGGCGGTAAAAATCCCAACTTTGGGCGCTGCCGTTCCGTATTATGGAGGCCAACCCACAGCTGCCGAAGCCGAACTTATAAAAACCCCTATCCTAGCCCAATATGCCAGCCTAGATACTCGTGTAAACGAAGGTTGGCCTGCTTATGAAGCCATCCTTAAAAAGAACAAGGTACAACATATCGCTTATTTTTATGAAGGAGTAAATCATGGTTTTCATAACAACACCACGCCGCGTTATGATGAAAAAGCAGCTACTTTATCCTGGACAAGAACCATAGATTTTTTTAAAAAGGAACTCAAAAAGAAGTAA